The Candidatus Eisenbacteria bacterium nucleotide sequence GATCCCGGGCAACCCGTCGCGCAGGATCGACCAGCGCGCGCCATCGTCATCGCTACGCAGCACCGCGCTGTCGCTATGGGCCCAGGTCAATCCGGCCGGCGAGTCGGACCACCAGCGGCAGCCGCGCAGGAGGCCCTCCTGATCGAGCTCCTCGAACGTCCCGCCGCGGTCGGCGCTGTGGAAGAGCCGGGAGCCTTCCTCTCCGTCGAAGTGAAGCCAGACCTCGTAGTCGCGTCGAACGGCGATGCGCCGAAGGCGGCGGGCGCGGTCGGGCAGAGGGAGCCGGATCCAGCTCTCGCCCTGCTGGACGCTGAGCAGCAGGCCGAGATCGAGGGCCCAGTAGATATCCCTCGAGCCCATCCAGACTCGGGAGAAGTCGGTCCCCATGGTCTGCAGCAGGGTTCCGCCCTGATCGACGCTCCTGTGGATGCGAGCTCCCGCCGTCATGAGCGTGCCCAGATCGTCGATCGCCGCGTCGAGGAACATATCCGTTCCCTCCGCGGCGACTGTCCACGTCGTTCCCCCGTCGCGAGTGGCCAGGAGGGCGTCCCCGCAGGAGATGGCTCCGAAGGAGTTGCGCTTGACCGTCAGCCCGCGCGCCCGGCGAGCCCAGGGAGCCAGGTCCTCCGAGGCGAGGGCGTCGCTCACCATGGACCAGCTCAGGCCTCCGTCCTCCGTCCGCCAGAGTCCGAGGCTTCCGCGCTCGATCGCGTGGCCGTTGTGCAGTCCGTCCATCTGGAAGAGCGACGCCGCGAAGGGCGCCTGGATCCAGGTCGTGTCCTGCGCGAGCAATCGGCCGTCGTCGAGAAGGACGATCGACCGGCCCGCTCTGCGGGGAACGACGCTCCTGACAGGAGCGTCTCCCAGATCGGCGATGCGGGTCCAGCCGGAGCCCGCGCTGTAGCCGATCTCCGCGGAGAAGATCTCGCCGCCGCTGGTGCCGAGCAGCACGTCCTCGTCGCCGCGCGCCGTCGCGCAGGTCAGAGCGCCGAGCGAGTCGGGGTGTGGGATGCGACGCCATGTCCGCCCGTCCCCCCTCCCCGACCAGAGCCTCCCATCGAGCGTCACGGCGAATTGCTGGCCGCAGCAGTCCGAGAGGCTGAAGCTGCTGACGCTGTCGGCGGGGAAGGGAGGGCCGTCGGCCCGGATCGTTCCCGTGACGCCGCCGTCGTCGCTCACCCATTCGCGGCTGCCTTCAAAAGCCCCCAGGAAGTAGAAGAGGGCGGGCTCGGGAGAGACGACCCAGCTTCCGGAGCCTTCCGGGACGGATCTGACCTGCCAGCTCGATCCCGCGCCTGCCGGATGGACGATCGCCGCGAGAGCGACGAGCGCGCTCCCGGCGAGCCACCAGCTCGCCGCGCGTGCGCGCGATCTCATCCCGTCCCTCTCAGGCTCTCGAGCGCCGCCATGAGTTGCTCGCGGAAATCGTAGTCGTCCAGATCGATCTCGAGCCACGACCGGAGGATCAGGAGCGAGTCGTAGCAATCCTGCCACCGGCGGAGATGGAACTCCCCGAGGGCGCGCAGGTAGACGATCCTCTGATAGCCGAGATAGGGGTCGCCGATGAACAGGTAGCTCGGGTCGGTGATCTCATGGGCGGCGGCGACGGCCAGGGAGTCGCGGCCGAGGGCCGAGGCGGTGACGGCGATCCCGGCAAAGGCGTCAGGCAGGGCCTCCATCTCGATCGCTGTCTGGAAGAGTCGGATGGCGAGATCCAGGCTGTCCGTCTCCACTTCGCACCAGCCCCGGCCCACGAGGGGCTCCGACTCATGCGGGAAGCCCTCGACAAGCCCCCGGAACGTAGCCTCGGCTTCGGCGTATTGGTGGTTGCGGTAGAGGGACCATCCCCTCTGGATCTCCGCGTTGAAGTCGAGCGGCGGCTGCTGCGCCGGCGGGGTAGGGTCCTTCTGACACGCCGCCAACAAAAAGAGCAGCGCCACGGGGAACAGCCGGAGAGGGAACGGACGCCCGCCGGGTCGCATCGATCGGTTCTCCTTCCTGAGGGGGGATCGTAGCACCGTGCCGGCCCCGCGGCAGCCCCGCAAGATACTGCGCCCGCGGCTCGTTGCCCCTGGCCGGCTCCCTCTGCTAAGCTACCGGCCAGAGCGGATCGCGGACTCGGAGTCGGCGCGCGGACACTGACTCCAGCGACCTCGTGAGAGCACGGAATGCAAAGGAGGATGGAGGCGATGCTGAGAAGAGTCCTGCTGGCGGGACTTCTGACGGTATTGATCGTGGGATTCGCGGCGGCGGAGGGGGACAAGACCCTGACGCAGGCCAAGGAACCGGCGCCGCAGGCGCCTGCAAAGGGGGGGCCCGTGGTTCTTCTCGGGACCTCGATGGGGAACATCAAGATCGAGCTCTTTGACAAGAAGGCGCCGAAGACTGTCAAGAACTTCCTCAAGTACGTGAACGACGGCTACTTTGCGAACACCATCTTCCATCGCGTCATGCCGGGCTTCGTCATCCAGGGTGGAGGGTTCACGGCGGAGATGGTCGAGAAGACCGCGACCTACCCGGCGATCCCGCTCGAGTCTCAGGCCGGTCTAGCGAACGCCCGAGGGACTCTGGCGATGGCCAGAACAAGCCAGCCGAATTCCGCCACATGCCAGTTCTTCATCAACCTGAACGACAACAATCGCCTCGACTACAAAGCCGAGGTTGGCAGTCCGAACGGATACGCCGTCTTTGGAAGGGTGATCGAGGGGATGGACGTGGTGGACAGGATCGCCGCCGTCCCGACGCAGAGTGCCGGGCAGCACCTCAATGTCCCGATCGAGGCGGTTCTCATCAAGAGCGCCAAGGAGCTGCCCTGAGGCGGGTCATCGCGAGGAGCCGCGCGGCCCATGGCCACCGTTAGAGCCTCCGGCGGGGGAAGGACTGTCCCTCTCGGCGAACAGGCAGTGTTGCCCGGGAGGGGCAGGATCGTCCTCTGGGTCGAGCCGCCGCCTGGACATGCCTTCGCCGATGCCGCTCCATTCGAGGCGCGGGCGCGGGTCCGTAGCGGCCCCGCCCCCGCCGCCGCCACTTCGGGAGCGCCCCTCGATGCCAGCGCAGGCGACCCTTGCGGATCGCCCGGCGGCGCCGTCCACCTCGATCCCGAGTCCCGCAGCTGGATCCGCGAGCATCCGGTTTTCCCCTGCGAGATCCCGGTCCGCTTCGATCTCGGGAGAGGGGAGCTCGAAATCGATCTCGTCGCCTACTACTGCGAGGATCGGGGCAGCGGCGTCTGCTACTACCAGCACGTCTGCCTCCGGATCGCCGTGGTCGTGTCCGCGGAGGCGGCGTGCGCCGACATCGAGATCGTCTATCGCCTCGGAACGCCCGAGATCGCCCCGACGATGTGAAGACCGGCTCACGGCTGCTGGAGATGTATGACGCGCTCGTGCGCGATCATGGAACCCTCGACTGGTGGCCCGGAAGGACGAAACTCGAGATCGTGGTGGGCGCGATCCTCACCCAGAACACCGCCTGGAGCAATGTCGAGAAGTCGATCGCCGTCCTGAAGGAGCGCGGGTGGCTGCGCATCCGGACGCTCGAACGAGTGCCCGAGGATCGGCTCGCGCGGGCGATCCGGTCCTCAGGCTACTTCCGCCAAAAGGCCCGCAAGCTGCG carries:
- a CDS encoding peptidyl-prolyl cis-trans isomerase, with product MLRRVLLAGLLTVLIVGFAAAEGDKTLTQAKEPAPQAPAKGGPVVLLGTSMGNIKIELFDKKAPKTVKNFLKYVNDGYFANTIFHRVMPGFVIQGGGFTAEMVEKTATYPAIPLESQAGLANARGTLAMARTSQPNSATCQFFINLNDNNRLDYKAEVGSPNGYAVFGRVIEGMDVVDRIAAVPTQSAGQHLNVPIEAVLIKSAKELP